From one Anabas testudineus chromosome 21, fAnaTes1.2, whole genome shotgun sequence genomic stretch:
- the pofut2 gene encoding GDP-fucose protein O-fucosyltransferase 2 has protein sequence MAHSVKHVPVSFIVSNCSFVVFVWYFVVALAVLETVNADSVFSASHTATVQTAAARDLRYLLYDVNPPEGFNLRRDVYIRMASLVKTLRKNGDDWVLVLPPWGRLYHWQSPNIHQIRIPWGEFFSLTSLQANVPVIEYEEFIAENGGPFIDQVLVLQNYAEGWTDGKWEEKVDERPCIEKLMYSKDKQGYYRGWFWGYEQTRARNVTCISAQGHASIMAPVLQNNITVTSVMLDRAETLLHDHYAGKDYWDTRRSMVFAKHLRLIGDDFRAKYLNSTDDRDHTVYSEDWTRMKAKLGSAKGGPYLGVHLRRKDFIWGHREDVPSLKGAVKKMRSLMRKHKLDKVFIATDADEEELKELKKLLPDMVRFEPSIEDLELLKDGGVAIIDQWICAHARFFIGTSVSTFSFRIHEEREILGFDPKTTYNRFCGDTEKECEQPTHWKIVY, from the exons ATGGCGCACAGCGTCAAGCATGTACCAGTTAGTTTCATTGTTTCAAACTGTTCGTTTGTCGTATTCGTTTGGTATTTTGTCGTCGCGTTAGCAGTATTGGAAACAGTAAATGCCGACAGTGTGTTTAGTGCCAGTCACACGGCCACTGTTCAAACTGCGGCCGCGAGGGATTTACG GTACCTTTTGTATGACGTGAACCCCCCAGAGGGTTTCAATCTGCGGAGAGATGTGTATATACGTATGGCTTCCCTGGTAAAAACTCTGAGGAAGAACGGGGATGACTGGGTCCTTGTGCTTCCTCCATGGGGTCGTCTGTATCACTGGCAGAGCCCTAACATCCACCAGATTCGCATTCCATGGGGAGAGTTCTTCAGCCTCACTAGCTTGCAGGCCAATGTGCCTGTTATTGAATATGAGGAATTCATTGCTG AGAATGGTGGTCCATTTATAGACCAGGTTTTAGTACTACAAAACTATGCTGAGGGATGGACTGATGGTAAATGGGAGGAAAAGGTTGATGAGCGGCCGTGCATTGAGAAGTTGATGTACTCCAAAGATAAACAAGGATACTACAG GGGCTGGTTTTGGGGCTATGAGCAAACCAGAGCTCGAAATGTGACATGTATATCAGCCCAAGGCCATGCCTCCATCATGGCCCCGGTTCTTCAGAATAACATCACAGTGAC atCTGTAATGCTTGACCGAGCAGAGACACTTCTCCATGATCACTATGCTGGAAAGGATTACTGGGAT ACCCGCCGCAGCATGGTTTTTGCTAAGCACCTTCGACTCATAGGAGATGACTTCAGAGCAAAATATCTCAACTCTACAGATGATAGAGACCACACAGTGTATAGTGAGGATTGGACTCGCATGAAA gcCAAGCTAGGTTCAGCTAAAGGTGGGCCATATCTGGGGGTCCACCTGCGCAGGAAAGACTTTATCTGGGGTCACAGAGAGGATGTACCCAGCCTAAAGGGCGCAGTTAAAAAAATGCGCAGCTTAATGAGGAAGCACAAACTAGACAAAGTCTTCATTGCAACAGATGCAGACGAAGAAG AATTGAAGGAGCTAAAAAAGTTGTTGCCGGACATGGTGCGATTTGAACCATCCATAGAAGACCTGGAGCTCCTTAAAGATGGGGGAGTGGCCATAATTGACCAGTGGATATGTGCTCACGCGAG ATTCTTCATAGGAACATCAGTGTCCACCTTCTCTTTCCGTATCCACGAGGAGCGGGAGATCCTGGGTTTTGACCCCAAAACTACATACAATCGATTCTGTGGGGACACTGAGAAGGAATGCGAACAGCCCACACACTGGAAAATAGTTTATTGA